One Fusarium falciforme chromosome 12, complete sequence DNA window includes the following coding sequences:
- a CDS encoding Endo/exonuclease/phosphatase domain-containing protein, producing MFFSSVALSLMAPALCLGWPVDYTGFKKASSKHKMEPCKNASSFNLLTYNVAGLPEIINRNGIEDKKLAAARIGLHLREEAYDVVHLQEDFHLHDRITTNDNHTYQTFSSGDVIDGDGLNTFSWYNCSIFDRYTWKECAINGGDCLTPKGFTYMTSHIDGLEVDLYNLHADAGNQWPDRLARSEGLDQLLRHIKKHSNGRPVILAGDFNDVWTHPKRTINKLTDAGFTDAWVKLHHNGTIPENNGKSNGCAHPPQNNSCEVVDKVFYRSGKFVHLDAVKFNYESEIFVTKYNSPLSDHAPVRVDFAWSRKAVKDHKEVKEPKMPEEVEEPEQSEQPEKAKEAKKYKGMKKPKEMKKPQQTEKKEKKEKTTKVEEPKKSEDPKPILYPMARGA from the exons ATGTTCTTCAGCTCTGTTGCCCTTTCCCTCATGGCCCCTGCCCTTTGCCTGGGCTGGCCAGTAGACTACACCGGATTCAAGAAAGCATCCTCCAAGCACAAGATGGAGCCCTGCAAGAATGCTTCGTCTTTCAACCTCCTCACCTACAACGTGGCCGGCCTCCCAGAAATCATCAACCGCAACGGCATtgaggacaagaagctcgCCGCGGCCCGTATTGGCCTGCATCTTCGTGAGGAGGCATACGATGTTGTCCACCTTCAAGAGGACTTTCATCTTCACGACCGCATCACTACCAACGACAACCACACTTACCAGACTTTCTCTTCTGGCGATGTCATAGACGGCGACGGCCTTAATACATTTTCTTGGTACAACTGCTCCATCTTTGATCGCTACACCTGGAAGGAGTGTGCTATAAACGGCGGCGACTGCCTGACTCCTAAGGGTTTCACATACATGACATCTCACATTGACGGTCTGGAGGTTGATCTCTACAATCTCCACGCGGACGCTGG AAATCAGTGGCCCGATCGATTGGCTCGCTCCGAAGGACTTGACCAGCTTCTTCGACACATCAAAAAGCACTCCAATGGCCGACCCGTCATTCTCGCCGGTGACTTCAACGACGTGTGGACCCACCCCAAGCGCACTATCAACAAACTGACAGATGCCGGCTTCACCGATGCTTGGGTCAAGCTCCATCACAACGGCACCATTCCCGAGAACAACGGGAAGAGCAACGGGTGCGCCCACCCACCCCAGAACAACTCATGTGAGGTTGTGGACAAGGTTTT ttatcGATCTGGCAAGTTTGTGCACCTAGATGCCGTCAAGTTCAACTACGAGTCTGAGATCTTTGTCACGAAATATAACTCACCCTTGTCGGATCATGCCCCCGTCCGTGTTGATTTCGCCTGGTCCCGCAAGGCGGTCAAGGATCATAAAGAGGTTAAGGAACCCAAGATGcctgaggaggttgaggaacCTGAGCAGTCTGAGCAGCCCGAGAAGGCTAAGGAGGCTAAGAAGTACAAGGGGATGAAGAAGCCTAAGGAGATGAAGAAACCCCAGCAgacagagaagaaggagaaaaaggAGAAGACTACGAAGGTT
- a CDS encoding F-box domain-containing protein gives MTKNQPPAMVRPPPAAKTAAARRPVPCNNAVLSQPTIPKRPAAPTQRPVGLPQHPKVQQKHPSRPAHPAPTRPLPNPPRPSRLPTAQPTKKPVGYKPVPPPKATPSPSVVKKQPTPNKGMQMDDVKRIQQAAYAQGQKAGRKTGQAQGYQAGEKHGRKVGQEAGNREGFSKGQKQGYAQGHKNGHASGQAQGYAKGQNVGFSAGHNKGQATGQRQGYARGQSQGYGAGHVSGHVEGRKQGFAQGQSQGFDAGQRRGHVSGHKQGYYQGQHVGYYQGQHAGYSRGEHFSYHHGYQQGRDEEHDINKKAIAGGVVAGAMLGGTFMYLGHEALDPDGLSQVTEETESISTEMEMSDDEFAPGEPVEDEDWYERHRAEWDGDEAYARSHEGFSGHGDENFYEGGGYIGGGYEGSDGYDTNQDVRDDSQVHLSQEYEADRGGFAGEGESEFRLLINNQFIKYITIDNGVFDSGDMCFGPSLISLLPPLPPRDWNMARICRDPTTGTAHFVEVERARLPGIEKTWHHINIDYLNIKLGRKLRSNIYEATCPGFSSTVIAKFARFPWEIPQLEKETEAYKWIQVYHIGPPFPGHLSEEGRVIGFIMTNITECHHATPDDFDLCHQTLTRLHELGIKHGDISKHNFLVHAGKATLIDFDSAVPRASAQELQDEISSLQQHLEDTSGRGGRVIEQNSA, from the exons ATGACCAAGAACCAGCCTCCAGCTATGGTCCG GCCACCGCCAGCCGCCAAGACGGCTGCTGCTAGGAGACCCGTCCCCTGCAACAACGCAGTTCTATCTCAGCCTACGATACCTAAACGCCCTGCTGCCCCTACCCAGCGTCCCGTCGGCCTACCTCAACACCCCAAAGTCCAACAAAAACACCCTTCAAGGCCTGCTCATCCGGCTCCGACCCGTCCTCTCCCAAATCCTCCTCGCCCGAGCCGGCTCCCTACAGCACAACCAACTAAGAAACCGGTCGGATACAAGCCTGTCCCTCCTCCAAAAGCCACACCTAGCCCTTCTGTCGTCAAGAAGCAACCTACACCGAACAAAGGCATGCAAATGGATGATGTCAAACGCATCCAACAAGCTGCATATGCTCAAGGTCAGAAGGCTGGGCGCAAGACCGGTCAAGCTCAGGGCTACCAGGCGGGTGAAAAGCACGGCCGAAAGGtcggccaagaagctggaaACCGCGAAGGCTTCAGCAAAGGGCAGAAGCAGGGTTATGCACAAGGGCACAAGAATGGTCATGCCTCGGGACAAGCACAAGGTTACGCCAAGGGCCAGAACGTGGGCTTCAGCGCTGGACATAACAAAGGCCAGGCTACAGGGCAACGCCAAGGCTATGCTCGGGGCCAGAGTCAAGGATACGGCGCTGGACACGTAAGTGGTCATGTTGAGGGCCGGAAACAAGGCTTTGCACAAGGCCAGAGCCAAGGCTTCGATGCCGGACAGAGAAGAGGCCATGTTTCGGGGCATAAGCAAGGCTACTATCAAGGTCAACATGTCGGCTACTACCAGGGTCAACACGCTGGCTATTCTCGAGGTGAACATTTCAGTTATCACCATGGATACCAACAAGGGCGCGATGAAGAGCATGACATCAACAAAAAGGCCATTGCAGGCGGTGTAGTCGCGGGCGCAATGCTTGGTGGAACCTTCATGTATCTGGGCCACGAGGCACTGGACCCTGATGGGCTCTCACAGGTCACGGAGGAAACAGAAAGCATCAGCACTGAGATGGAAATGAGCGACGATGAGTTCGCTCCAGGAGAGCcagttgaggatgaagactgGTATGAGAGACACAGAGCGGAGtgggatggcgatgaggccTATGCCCGATCCCATGAGGGGTTTTCAGGACATGGGGATGAAAACTTCTATGAGGGTGGAGGCTATATTGGTGGGGGATATGAGGGGAGTGATGGGTATGATACGAACCAGGATGTTAGAGACGACAGCCAGGTTCACTTGAGCCAGGAATATGAGGCCGATAGGGGAGGCTTCGCAGGAG AGGGCGAAAGCGAGTTCCGCCtgctcatcaacaaccaATTCATCAAGTACATCACAATAGACAACGGAGTATTCGACAGCGGAGATATGTGCTTTGGACCTTCGTTGATATCCCTTCTTCCGCCACTGCCACCTAGGGATTGGAATATGGCCCGCATCTGCCGCGACCCGACGACTGGAACCGCCCACTTTGTTGAGGTCGAAAGAGCGCGCCTGCCAGGCATCGAGAAGACATGGCATCACATCAATATTGACTATTTAAACATTAAATTGGGGCGGAAACTTCGCTCCAACATCTACGAAGCCACCTGTCCTGGCTTTAGTTCAACGGTCATCGCAAAGTTCGCACGGTTTCCGTGGGAAATTCCCCAGCTAGAGAAGGAAACGGAGGCGTACAAATGGATACAGGTTTATCACATCGGCCCTCCATTTCCTGGACATCTGTCCGAGGAGGGGAGAGTCATTGGCTTCATCATGACCAATATCACCGAGTGCCACCATGCTACGCCGGATGACTTTGACCTGTGTCACCAGACATTGACCAGACTACACGAACTGGGAATTAAGCACGGGGACATCAGCAAACACAACTTTTTAGTTCATGCCGGAAAAGCAACcctcatcgactttgacagCGCCGTGCCGAGGGCCAGCGCACAGGAGCTCCAAGATGAGATTTCCAGCCTGCAGCAACACCTGGAGGATACGTCTGGGAGAGGTGGACGGGTTATTGAGCAGAACTCAGCCTAG